One genomic region from Granulicatella adiacens ATCC 49175 encodes:
- the alaS gene encoding alanine--tRNA ligase, translating to MKKLSSSEIRQMYLDFFQEKGHKVHPSASLIPVNDPTLLWINSGVATLKKYFDGTETPEVPRITNAQKSIRTNDIENVGHTARHHTLFEMMGNFSIGDYFKEEVIPWAWEFLTSEKWLGLDPDRLYVTYYPKDPETKALWMDKVGLPEDHIIPVEDNFWDIGAGPCGPDTEIFYDRGEKYNNLAEDDPENYPGGENERYLEIWNLVFSQFNHMPDGTYPPLPHKNVDTGMGLERVVSVIQDTPTNFETDLFMPIIKQLESLSAGKKYNDSKELDVSFKVIADHIRAVSFAIGDGALPSNEGRGYIIRRLIRRSVMHGQRLGIQGSFLTKLVPTVAQIMHSYYPEVTENMEFIQKVIANEENRFQETIHDGLSILETIFADMKASNETTLSGENAFKLYDTYGFPYELTLEYASDNGFTVDEEGFQAEMQAQKDRARAARNTETSMNVQSAVLRDITVESEFVGYASTTEEGVLKAIVVDDELVESAHKDAHAQLVFDRTPFYAEMGGQLADHGTIQDANGTVVANVLQVKKAPNGQPLHTVEVIGDLQVNAAYTLVVDASERAKIIKNHTATHLLHQALKDVLGTHANQAGSLVTPTGLRFDFSHFGQVTSEELAEMERIVNEKIWAGLEVVTVETTLEDAKSRGAMALFGEKYGNLVRMVNIGDWSIELCGGIHVANTQEIGLFKIVSESGIGAGVRRIEAVTSKEAFDLLSHHENLLKQVAGEVKAIQLDTVVERVATLGQELKEANGEIAKLKAKIMKSEVADVFNNVEEVNGTSFITVALENKEMDELRQLADTWRQKGASDIFVVGTASADKANLLVAVSKDANARGLKAGDIIKAIAPAIQGGGGGRPDMAQAGGKNPAGIPQAFELLKEYLAK from the coding sequence ATGAAAAAATTATCAAGTAGCGAAATTCGTCAAATGTACCTTGATTTCTTCCAAGAAAAAGGACATAAGGTGCATCCAAGTGCGAGCTTAATTCCTGTAAACGATCCAACATTATTGTGGATTAACTCAGGGGTTGCCACTCTTAAAAAATACTTTGATGGAACTGAAACACCCGAAGTTCCACGTATTACCAATGCTCAAAAGAGTATTCGTACAAACGATATCGAAAACGTAGGACATACAGCTCGTCACCATACTTTATTCGAAATGATGGGGAACTTCTCAATTGGAGATTACTTCAAAGAAGAAGTCATTCCATGGGCATGGGAATTCTTAACAAGTGAAAAATGGTTAGGACTTGATCCAGACCGCCTATACGTAACTTATTATCCAAAAGATCCAGAAACAAAAGCATTATGGATGGATAAAGTTGGTCTTCCTGAAGATCACATCATTCCAGTAGAAGATAACTTCTGGGATATCGGGGCAGGTCCATGTGGTCCGGATACTGAGATTTTCTACGACCGTGGAGAAAAATATAATAACTTAGCAGAAGATGATCCAGAAAACTATCCTGGTGGAGAAAACGAACGTTACTTAGAAATTTGGAACTTAGTATTCTCTCAATTCAACCATATGCCAGACGGAACGTATCCACCATTACCACATAAGAACGTCGATACGGGGATGGGTCTTGAACGTGTAGTTTCTGTTATCCAAGACACACCAACAAACTTTGAAACAGACTTATTTATGCCAATTATTAAGCAATTAGAAAGCTTAAGCGCTGGTAAGAAATACAATGACTCTAAAGAATTAGATGTTTCATTCAAAGTAATCGCTGACCACATTCGTGCAGTAAGCTTTGCGATTGGGGATGGCGCGCTTCCTTCAAACGAGGGCCGTGGATATATCATCCGTCGTTTAATCCGTCGTTCAGTAATGCATGGACAACGTTTGGGAATTCAAGGTTCATTCTTAACTAAATTAGTTCCAACTGTTGCTCAAATTATGCACAGCTACTATCCTGAAGTTACTGAAAATATGGAATTCATCCAAAAAGTGATTGCAAACGAAGAGAATCGTTTCCAAGAAACCATTCACGACGGTTTATCTATCTTAGAAACTATTTTTGCAGATATGAAAGCTTCAAACGAAACGACACTTTCTGGCGAAAATGCGTTCAAACTATACGATACTTATGGATTCCCATATGAATTAACATTAGAATACGCTAGCGACAATGGGTTCACAGTCGATGAAGAAGGTTTCCAAGCAGAAATGCAAGCTCAAAAAGATCGTGCACGTGCTGCTCGTAATACAGAAACATCAATGAATGTTCAATCTGCAGTATTACGTGATATCACTGTAGAGAGCGAATTTGTTGGATATGCTTCAACAACAGAAGAAGGCGTGTTAAAAGCCATCGTTGTCGATGATGAATTAGTAGAATCTGCACATAAAGATGCACATGCTCAATTAGTGTTTGATCGTACACCTTTCTATGCTGAAATGGGTGGACAATTAGCAGACCACGGTACAATCCAAGATGCTAACGGTACAGTTGTAGCCAATGTATTACAAGTGAAGAAAGCTCCTAACGGACAACCATTACACACAGTAGAAGTGATAGGAGACTTACAAGTAAACGCAGCTTACACATTAGTGGTAGATGCTTCTGAACGTGCAAAAATCATCAAAAACCACACCGCAACTCACTTATTACACCAAGCATTGAAAGATGTTCTAGGAACTCACGCAAACCAAGCAGGGTCTCTTGTAACACCAACTGGATTACGTTTCGACTTCAGTCACTTTGGTCAAGTAACTTCTGAAGAATTAGCTGAAATGGAACGTATCGTAAACGAAAAAATCTGGGCTGGTTTAGAAGTAGTGACTGTTGAGACAACACTTGAAGATGCGAAAAGTCGTGGGGCAATGGCACTCTTTGGTGAAAAATACGGCAACTTGGTTCGTATGGTCAACATTGGTGACTGGTCAATCGAACTTTGTGGTGGTATCCATGTAGCGAACACTCAAGAAATCGGATTATTCAAGATTGTGTCTGAATCTGGTATCGGTGCTGGCGTTCGTCGTATCGAGGCTGTCACAAGTAAAGAAGCTTTTGACCTATTAAGCCATCACGAAAACTTATTAAAACAAGTGGCTGGTGAAGTCAAAGCAATCCAATTAGATACAGTTGTAGAACGTGTGGCTACTTTAGGCCAAGAATTGAAAGAAGCAAACGGTGAAATTGCAAAACTGAAAGCTAAAATTATGAAATCTGAAGTAGCAGATGTCTTCAATAACGTAGAAGAAGTGAACGGAACTTCATTCATTACTGTAGCTCTTGAAAACAAAGAAATGGATGAATTACGTCAATTAGCAGATACATGGAGACAAAAAGGTGCTAGCGATATCTTCGTAGTAGGTACTGCTTCTGCGGATAAAGCAAATCTTTTAGTAGCCGTATCAAAAGATGCTAATGCAAGAGGATTGAAAGCAGGCGATATCATTAAGGCGATTGCTCCAGCTATCCAAGGTGGAGGCGGAGGCCGTCCTGATATGGCTCAAGCAGGTGGTAAGAACCCAGCTGGTATTCCACAAGCATTTGAATTGCTTAAAGAATATTTAGCTAAATAA
- a CDS encoding IreB family regulatory phosphoprotein, with protein sequence MSSIDETVLFKFNEKDEKSVQETLTIVYDALNEKGYSSINQIVGYLLSGDPAYIPRHKDARNLIRRHERDEILEELIRHYIRSTGRDA encoded by the coding sequence ATGAGTTCAATAGATGAAACAGTCCTATTTAAGTTTAATGAAAAGGATGAAAAAAGCGTTCAAGAAACTTTAACTATCGTGTATGATGCGTTGAATGAAAAAGGATATAGTTCAATTAATCAAATTGTAGGATATTTATTGTCTGGGGACCCAGCGTATATTCCTAGACATAAAGATGCGCGTAATTTAATCCGTCGTCACGAAAGAGATGAGATTTTGGAAGAACTCATTAGACATTATATTCGTTCTACAGGAAGAGATGCCTAA
- the ruvX gene encoding Holliday junction resolvase RuvX — translation MRLMGLDVGSKTVGVAVSDLMGWTAQGVETIPINEKASEFGFKRVVELVEEYGVEKIVIGLPKNMNNTEGPRVEASRRYGASLEKRLQIPIVFHDERLTTMQAERMLVEEGNVSRKKRKQVIDMLAAVMILQNYLDLNGNQ, via the coding sequence ATGAGATTGATGGGCTTAGATGTCGGAAGTAAAACTGTGGGCGTCGCCGTTAGTGATTTAATGGGATGGACTGCTCAAGGGGTTGAAACGATTCCGATAAATGAAAAGGCTTCTGAATTTGGCTTTAAACGTGTTGTTGAATTGGTAGAAGAATACGGTGTTGAGAAAATTGTAATAGGTCTACCAAAAAATATGAATAACACGGAAGGTCCAAGAGTAGAGGCTTCTCGACGATATGGAGCAAGTCTAGAGAAAAGACTCCAAATTCCCATTGTTTTTCATGATGAGCGCCTTACTACGATGCAAGCTGAAAGGATGCTTGTAGAAGAAGGAAATGTTTCAAGAAAAAAAAGAAAGCAAGTCATTGATATGCTGGCAGCAGTCATGATTTTGCAAAACTATTTAGATTTAAATGGAAATCAATAA
- a CDS encoding DUF1292 domain-containing protein, whose amino-acid sequence MTEHSHHEHDHEHDHLEGHEGHEHITIVDEEGNEILHEVLFTFESEDYNKSYVLCYPAGIPEGEEVELQAFSYVEAEDGTEGQLNPIETEAEWDMIEEVLNTFLAEEDL is encoded by the coding sequence ATGACAGAACATTCACATCACGAACACGATCATGAACATGATCACTTAGAAGGACACGAAGGTCACGAACACATTACAATCGTTGACGAAGAAGGAAACGAAATTTTACACGAAGTATTATTTACTTTTGAATCAGAAGATTACAATAAATCATATGTTTTATGCTATCCAGCAGGAATTCCTGAAGGTGAAGAAGTAGAATTACAAGCATTCTCATATGTTGAAGCTGAAGATGGTACTGAAGGTCAATTAAACCCAATCGAAACAGAAGCTGAATGGGATATGATTGAAGAAGTATTAAACACATTCTTAGCAGAAGAAGATTTATAG
- a CDS encoding helix-turn-helix transcriptional regulator: MNNNRLFRLLYYVLSKRKVTASQLADHFEVSIRTIYRDIDNLSSAGIPIYATQGKGGGIEISRDFILNQSLLSQEEKEQIMNALQGLGTTSDLSDKNLLIKLSALFNMEMINWIEVDFQGWQSTQEPAVFQNLKLAILNKNLISFDYISHLQETARIVKPIRLWFKGFNWYLYAFCLSRNDYRLFKLSRIKKLKTLKERYEDSFEGISLNEIKVPSNTISLQVKFDKRVAYRVYDEITTEITVDENGDLLTTIELPNDERMVSYLFSFGSNVEVLQPKEIRLQIKQLIQTIGEKYKT; the protein is encoded by the coding sequence ATGAATAATAATAGATTGTTTCGACTGCTATATTATGTTCTATCGAAAAGAAAAGTCACAGCATCACAGCTAGCGGACCATTTTGAAGTTTCAATTAGAACAATCTACCGAGATATTGACAATCTTAGTAGTGCGGGGATCCCCATTTACGCCACTCAAGGGAAAGGGGGAGGCATTGAGATATCTCGAGATTTTATTTTAAATCAATCTTTGTTATCTCAAGAAGAAAAGGAACAAATAATGAATGCCTTACAAGGATTAGGGACAACGAGTGACTTATCTGACAAAAATCTTCTTATCAAATTGTCTGCCTTATTTAATATGGAGATGATCAATTGGATTGAAGTTGATTTTCAAGGATGGCAATCTACACAAGAACCGGCCGTATTTCAAAATTTGAAGCTGGCGATTTTGAATAAAAATTTAATTTCTTTCGACTATATTAGCCATCTACAAGAAACTGCAAGAATAGTAAAGCCAATTCGATTATGGTTTAAAGGCTTTAATTGGTATTTGTATGCTTTTTGTTTATCTAGAAATGATTATAGATTATTTAAATTATCCAGAATAAAAAAATTGAAGACTTTGAAAGAAAGGTATGAGGATTCGTTTGAAGGCATTTCGTTGAACGAAATAAAAGTACCAAGTAATACGATTTCTCTCCAGGTTAAATTTGATAAAAGAGTGGCATATCGCGTTTATGATGAAATTACTACAGAAATCACTGTTGATGAGAATGGAGATTTATTGACAACTATTGAACTCCCAAATGATGAAAGAATGGTTAGTTACTTATTCTCTTTTGGCTCAAATGTCGAGGTACTTCAACCAAAAGAAATACGCCTACAAATAAAGCAATTGATTCAAACAATTGGAGAAAAATATAAAACATGA
- a CDS encoding GyrI-like domain-containing protein, translating to MKYEWRKQEKELYGVKTKAVLVDVPKQKFITIKGKGNPNEEDFSNRISALYSVAYGIKMLFKKLALNNEINDFTVFPLEGLWQKGDKVEFDKNDLSYTLMIKQPDFITEEIYNQALKIVKQKKPNNLYEGISFKEFEGEKAIQILHLGSFDDEPQSFEKMDKLATELQLKRTSNVHLEIYLTNKNRTSEEKQKTILRYSVE from the coding sequence ATGAAGTATGAATGGAGAAAACAAGAGAAAGAATTATACGGTGTAAAAACTAAAGCTGTATTAGTAGATGTTCCAAAGCAAAAGTTCATTACGATTAAAGGAAAAGGAAATCCAAATGAAGAAGATTTCTCAAATAGAATTTCCGCTTTATATTCAGTGGCCTATGGTATCAAGATGTTGTTTAAAAAATTAGCATTGAATAATGAAATTAATGATTTTACCGTTTTTCCTTTAGAAGGTCTATGGCAAAAAGGGGATAAGGTTGAGTTTGATAAGAATGATTTAAGTTATACTTTAATGATTAAACAACCAGATTTCATCACTGAAGAAATCTATAACCAAGCTTTGAAAATCGTAAAGCAAAAAAAGCCTAATAATTTATATGAGGGAATCTCTTTTAAAGAATTTGAAGGGGAAAAAGCGATTCAAATTTTACACTTAGGAAGTTTTGATGACGAACCTCAATCTTTTGAGAAGATGGATAAATTGGCTACAGAATTACAATTAAAAAGAACGTCTAATGTACACCTTGAAATCTATTTAACAAATAAAAACAGAACGAGCGAAGAAAAGCAAAAAACAATTCTAAGATATTCAGTCGAATAA
- the mltG gene encoding endolytic transglycosylase MltG, with product MSQNEHKKHSLISETDSKRDIRKKETSIIKKIMKYFMIALLAIVLIGGIFTWNYINGEVKPVDSEQTELVEFEINQGESVKDVANHLKEKEFIRNSKFFTFYLKFKNVAGFKAGAYQVSKSMTLDEIIEELSGKGKEKNLNATKVVIREGEQLSDISKEVAKSTKYSAEDFMAKVQDSSFIELLVQKYPKLLTQSYNSYNVKYVLEGFLFPATYDMNDNKTLQMLITEMVAKTDEVLSKYYSQIEASPYTLQQIMALASLIEKEGVKLEDRKKIASVFYNRLEKGMMLQTDVAVQYALGEHKEALSLKDLEVDSPYNLYQNYGVGPGPYNSPSEDSIVAALEPEKTDYLYFVADIHTKEIYFAKTYEEHLELKAKYVDKE from the coding sequence ATGTCTCAAAATGAACATAAAAAGCATTCCTTAATTTCCGAGACGGATTCTAAAAGAGATATCCGAAAGAAGGAAACGTCTATTATTAAAAAGATTATGAAGTATTTCATGATTGCACTTCTAGCAATTGTTCTAATTGGAGGAATCTTTACTTGGAACTACATTAATGGTGAAGTAAAACCTGTAGATAGCGAACAAACAGAATTGGTTGAATTTGAAATTAATCAAGGGGAATCTGTTAAAGATGTTGCGAATCATTTGAAGGAAAAAGAGTTTATTCGTAATTCAAAATTTTTCACGTTCTATTTAAAATTTAAAAATGTCGCAGGATTTAAGGCAGGAGCTTATCAAGTTTCAAAAAGCATGACTTTAGATGAAATTATTGAAGAGCTTTCGGGTAAAGGAAAAGAGAAAAACTTGAACGCAACGAAGGTTGTGATTCGAGAAGGAGAGCAACTGAGTGATATTTCTAAAGAAGTTGCAAAATCAACGAAATACTCAGCTGAAGATTTTATGGCTAAAGTTCAGGATAGTAGTTTTATTGAATTGTTAGTTCAGAAGTATCCAAAATTATTAACTCAGTCATATAATTCATATAATGTGAAGTATGTTCTAGAAGGATTTCTTTTCCCAGCAACTTATGATATGAACGATAATAAAACACTTCAAATGTTAATTACTGAAATGGTTGCTAAAACAGATGAAGTATTATCAAAATACTACTCCCAAATTGAAGCAAGTCCTTATACTTTACAACAAATTATGGCTTTAGCTTCCTTAATCGAAAAAGAAGGGGTTAAACTCGAGGATCGTAAGAAGATCGCTAGTGTCTTCTATAATCGTCTTGAAAAAGGCATGATGCTTCAAACAGACGTTGCTGTACAATATGCTTTAGGAGAACATAAAGAAGCTCTATCATTGAAAGATTTAGAAGTTGATTCTCCATATAACTTATACCAAAATTATGGTGTAGGGCCAGGACCTTATAATAGTCCAAGTGAGGATTCTATTGTAGCCGCATTAGAACCTGAAAAAACGGACTATTTATACTTTGTAGCGGATATTCATACGAAAGAAATTTATTTTGCGAAAACGTATGAAGAACATTTAGAATTAAAAGCTAAATATGTGGATAAGGAGTAA
- the udk gene encoding uridine kinase — MEKRKPIVIGVTGGSGSGKTSVSRKILENFPELTIVKIDQDYYYKDQSHMPFEERLKTNYDHPFAFDTDLLIEHMNKLIKFESIEEPVYDYENHTRSDKTIHQEPKDVILIEGILILEDKRLRDLMDIKVYVDTDDDIRIIRRIKRDMVERGRTLDSIIHQYMSVVKPMHHQFIEPTKKFADIIIPEGGSNTVAIDLMTTKIASILRELA, encoded by the coding sequence ATGGAAAAGAGAAAGCCAATTGTTATCGGAGTTACTGGTGGCTCAGGAAGTGGGAAAACAAGTGTTAGCCGAAAAATTTTGGAGAATTTCCCGGAATTAACGATCGTAAAAATTGATCAAGATTACTATTATAAAGATCAAAGCCATATGCCGTTTGAAGAACGTTTAAAAACAAACTATGACCACCCATTTGCTTTTGATACAGATTTATTAATTGAACATATGAATAAATTAATCAAATTTGAATCGATTGAAGAACCAGTATATGATTACGAAAATCACACAAGAAGTGATAAAACAATTCATCAAGAACCAAAAGATGTCATTCTCATTGAAGGGATCCTTATTCTTGAAGATAAACGTTTACGTGATTTGATGGACATCAAAGTATATGTAGATACAGATGATGATATTCGAATTATTCGACGCATTAAACGGGACATGGTGGAACGTGGTAGAACACTTGATTCAATCATTCATCAGTACATGTCTGTTGTTAAACCAATGCATCATCAATTTATTGAACCTACTAAAAAGTTTGCAGACATCATTATTCCTGAGGGTGGATCGAATACAGTTGCAATTGACTTAATGACTACAAAAATAGCTTCTATTTTAAGAGAATTAGCTTAA
- the greA gene encoding transcription elongation factor GreA, protein MTEKVFPMTLEGKAKLEAELEELKVVKRKEIVERIKIARSYGDLSENSEYESAKDEQAFVEGRISTLEKMIRFAEIIDDNNVEKDIVSLGRKVTFIELPDGDEETYTIVGSAEANPIEGKISNDSPIAKGIIGKKLNEEVVIPTPGGEMKIRIIDIQSA, encoded by the coding sequence ATGACTGAAAAAGTATTTCCAATGACGCTTGAAGGAAAAGCAAAACTTGAGGCGGAATTAGAAGAATTAAAAGTCGTTAAACGTAAAGAAATTGTAGAGCGAATTAAAATTGCTCGTAGTTACGGTGACTTATCAGAAAACTCTGAATATGAATCAGCTAAAGATGAACAAGCTTTTGTTGAAGGTCGTATTTCAACATTAGAAAAAATGATTCGTTTTGCTGAAATAATTGACGATAACAATGTTGAAAAAGATATTGTATCATTAGGTAGAAAAGTTACGTTTATCGAATTACCAGATGGAGATGAAGAAACTTATACAATTGTTGGTAGTGCAGAAGCAAATCCAATTGAAGGTAAGATTTCAAATGATTCTCCAATTGCCAAAGGGATTATTGGTAAAAAATTAAATGAAGAGGTAGTAATTCCAACTCCAGGTGGAGAAATGAAGATCAGAATTATTGATATTCAATCTGCTTAA
- the liaF gene encoding cell wall-active antibiotics response protein LiaF: MKNIKRMLIVLLLGTIVSAIELTTRMGLFIIFALGVATIVSSLVLFRRVKFMKNLGLCFGGLFMVLPLLSTAGIWLGMIGALLILLFSQDSSSFSKITTIFQRKDQQEYIFVNSREEEIDSEKIKRFDWIGSQIIGNEPYEWNDINAGQLVGDTIIDLGNTILPAKENVIVIRKGLGRVRILVPYGVGVMIHHHSFAGEIEFEKQTYTLSNESIQLYSKDYQRTSKRIKIYTTIVAGKIEVIEA; the protein is encoded by the coding sequence ATGAAAAATATTAAAAGAATGCTCATTGTATTATTATTAGGAACGATTGTTTCAGCCATTGAACTTACTACAAGAATGGGCTTATTTATCATCTTTGCACTTGGAGTAGCTACTATCGTAAGTAGTTTAGTTCTTTTTAGACGTGTTAAATTTATGAAAAATTTAGGCTTATGTTTTGGTGGTTTGTTTATGGTATTGCCTTTACTGTCTACTGCTGGGATTTGGTTAGGCATGATAGGGGCATTACTCATTCTATTATTTAGTCAGGATAGTTCGTCTTTTTCTAAGATAACGACTATTTTTCAAAGAAAAGATCAGCAAGAATATATTTTTGTGAATTCTAGAGAGGAAGAGATTGATTCAGAGAAAATTAAACGTTTCGATTGGATAGGATCTCAAATCATTGGAAATGAACCTTATGAATGGAACGATATTAATGCTGGACAATTAGTTGGAGATACCATTATTGATTTAGGAAATACGATTCTTCCGGCAAAAGAAAACGTAATTGTGATACGAAAAGGACTTGGACGAGTTCGAATTTTGGTTCCGTATGGAGTCGGTGTCATGATTCACCATCATAGTTTCGCTGGAGAAATAGAGTTTGAAAAGCAAACTTATACCCTAAGCAATGAGTCGATTCAACTATACAGTAAAGATTATCAAAGAACGAGTAAGCGAATTAAAATCTATACGACTATTGTAGCTGGAAAAATTGAGGTGATTGAAGCATGA
- a CDS encoding sensor histidine kinase, whose product MKQRILKSWLLFSALYSIVSTVFIFLFRKWFNFDHLEEISFQETLGTITLFLLILLFFALVSAIILYGLNRQAERKITEQLLMIQKAQFQLVKDKDESNWLNEATILDLKAFYAQSMAISNQIETVSLELQEIGRKPQYVGEETKEQVIEQERRRIARELHDSVSQQLFAAMMMISALNERKQHFDEKEQKQLAMIEHVLSQAQSEMRALLLHLRPISLENKSLKSGIEGLLVELQTKVQMKIHWDIEDVTLPEGVEDHLFRIAQDLLSNTLRHSHAKHLEVYLRQKDSNVIFKIEDDGVGFNVDDIHTGSYGINNMKERVQGLGGQVKIVSFPNQGTTIEIKIPLGRHLEGNYD is encoded by the coding sequence ATGAAGCAACGAATCCTCAAAAGCTGGCTTCTATTTTCAGCTCTTTACAGTATTGTCAGTACAGTATTCATATTTCTATTTAGAAAATGGTTTAATTTTGATCATTTAGAAGAGATTAGTTTTCAGGAAACTCTTGGGACTATCACATTATTTCTTTTAATACTTCTATTTTTTGCATTAGTTTCTGCAATTATCTTATATGGATTAAATCGTCAGGCAGAAAGAAAAATTACAGAGCAGCTGTTAATGATTCAAAAAGCTCAATTTCAGTTGGTCAAAGATAAAGATGAATCTAATTGGTTGAATGAAGCAACAATTCTAGATTTAAAAGCATTTTATGCTCAATCAATGGCGATATCGAATCAGATTGAAACGGTATCTCTAGAGTTGCAAGAAATTGGTAGAAAACCGCAGTATGTTGGAGAAGAAACGAAAGAACAAGTCATTGAACAAGAACGAAGACGTATTGCCAGAGAATTACATGACTCTGTAAGCCAGCAATTATTTGCAGCAATGATGATGATTTCAGCGTTGAATGAAAGAAAGCAACATTTTGATGAAAAAGAACAAAAACAACTAGCTATGATTGAACATGTTCTTTCCCAAGCTCAGTCTGAAATGCGTGCATTATTACTACACCTTCGACCAATTTCGTTAGAAAATAAATCCTTAAAATCCGGAATCGAAGGTTTATTAGTGGAATTACAAACAAAAGTGCAAATGAAAATTCATTGGGATATAGAAGATGTTACTTTGCCAGAAGGGGTTGAAGATCATCTCTTTAGAATTGCTCAGGACTTACTTTCGAATACTTTAAGACATTCTCATGCCAAGCATTTAGAAGTCTACTTAAGACAGAAAGATTCAAATGTAATCTTTAAAATAGAAGATGACGGTGTTGGATTTAACGTTGATGATATCCATACTGGTAGTTATGGAATCAATAATATGAAAGAAAGAGTACAAGGACTCGGTGGACAAGTGAAGATTGTAAGTTTCCCAAATCAAGGGACAACAATAGAAATCAAAATTCCGCTTGGTCGTCATTTGGAGGGAAATTATGATTAA
- a CDS encoding response regulator transcription factor, which translates to MINVLLVDDHEMVRLGVSSYLSMQDDIDVIAEAKNGREGVEKALSYKPDIILMDLVMPEMDGIEATKEILHQWPEAKIIILTSFIDDEKVFPAINAGAKSYILKTSSASQIAKAIRDTYQGDGVFEPQVTDKLVNRIQMKQQHFPHDDLTQRELEVLLLIAQGKSNQEIADELFITLKTVKTHVSNILSKLEVEDRTQATIYAFKHQLIKM; encoded by the coding sequence ATGATTAATGTTTTATTAGTAGATGACCATGAAATGGTACGATTAGGCGTGTCTTCGTATTTATCAATGCAGGATGATATCGATGTTATTGCTGAAGCAAAGAATGGTCGAGAAGGGGTAGAGAAAGCTTTATCTTATAAACCGGACATCATTTTAATGGATTTAGTCATGCCTGAGATGGATGGGATTGAAGCGACAAAAGAAATTTTACATCAATGGCCAGAAGCAAAAATCATTATTTTAACTAGTTTCATTGATGATGAAAAAGTTTTTCCAGCCATCAATGCGGGTGCAAAAAGTTATATTTTAAAAACTTCTTCGGCTTCTCAAATTGCTAAAGCTATTCGTGATACTTATCAAGGGGACGGCGTATTTGAACCTCAAGTGACTGATAAATTAGTGAATAGAATCCAAATGAAGCAACAACATTTCCCTCATGATGATTTGACTCAACGGGAATTAGAGGTTCTTCTTCTAATTGCACAAGGAAAATCAAATCAAGAAATTGCCGATGAATTATTTATTACTTTAAAAACAGTAAAAACGCATGTTTCCAATATCTTATCAAAATTGGAAGTAGAAGACAGAACGCAAGCAACGATTTATGCATTCAAGCACCAGTTAATAAAAATGTAG